One segment of Gordonia terrae DNA contains the following:
- a CDS encoding TIGR03619 family F420-dependent LLM class oxidoreductase, producing the protein MRIGITSPIVTRFPGAHGDWEESADVADLARIATTADSLGFNHLTCSEHVAVPVTIARHRGGTYWDPLATLGFLAGRTERIKLATLVLVLGYHHPLEIAKRYGTLDSISAGRLILGLGVGSLRDEFELLSVPFADRGARADDALAALRAAMSTNVPRYRGEFYEFSDLVVEPHAVQSHVPFWIGGRTARSLRRAIELGDGWVPFGLSPEELETLLDQHELPPGFDVVLSAGRLDPADDEDGTRRAIDRLVQAGATTISAGFTASSASHYCDQLEKLAGLYDLAS; encoded by the coding sequence GTGCGGATCGGCATCACCTCGCCCATCGTCACCCGCTTCCCCGGAGCGCACGGGGATTGGGAAGAGTCCGCCGACGTCGCCGATCTCGCCCGCATCGCCACGACGGCGGACTCGCTCGGCTTCAACCACCTCACCTGTAGCGAACACGTCGCGGTTCCGGTCACTATCGCACGGCACCGCGGCGGGACATACTGGGATCCGTTGGCGACGCTCGGCTTCCTGGCCGGTCGCACCGAACGGATCAAACTCGCGACCCTGGTCCTGGTCCTCGGTTACCACCATCCGCTCGAGATCGCCAAGCGCTACGGCACTCTCGACTCCATCAGCGCCGGCCGCCTCATTCTGGGCCTTGGTGTCGGGTCTCTGCGAGACGAGTTCGAGCTACTCTCCGTCCCATTCGCCGATCGCGGCGCGCGCGCCGATGACGCCCTGGCTGCGTTGCGCGCAGCGATGTCGACGAACGTGCCGCGGTACCGAGGAGAGTTCTATGAGTTCTCCGACCTTGTCGTGGAACCCCACGCGGTGCAGTCCCACGTACCGTTCTGGATCGGTGGTCGGACCGCTCGATCTCTTCGGCGAGCAATCGAATTGGGCGATGGCTGGGTGCCTTTCGGCTTGTCGCCGGAGGAACTGGAGACCCTGCTCGACCAGCACGAGCTACCGCCTGGTTTCGACGTCGTGCTGTCGGCCGGGCGGCTCGACCCGGCCGACGACGAAGACGGCACGCGCCGTGCCATCGATCGTCTCGTGCAGGCCGGAGCCACCACGATCAGCGCTGGGTTCACGGCCTCGTCGGCTTCGCACTACTGTGACCAACTCGAGAAACTGGCAGGCCTTTACGACCTGGCCTCTTGA